A DNA window from Sulfitobacter sp. BSw21498 contains the following coding sequences:
- the pip gene encoding prolyl aminopeptidase, with translation MDKIPDQKRAVQYLHPPIDPFDQRMMDMGDGHSIYVEQCGNPDGIPVVVLHGGPGGGCSPSMRRYFDAEKYHVILFDQRGCGRSKPFASVINNTTWDLVSDIEHIREALGIEKWIAFGGSWGATLALIYAETHPDRVRNIILRGVFMMTQAELDWFYGGGAGKFWPDLWARFTSLIPEAEHGDLIAAYHRRLFCGDRMTEVKYGKAWAAWENGLASIHSSGGSYEGPGEYSRTFARLENHYFTNAGFLEFDGQILAHVDRIAHIPGVIVQGRYDMICPPSSAYELAQAWPNAELKMVRNAGHALSEPGISAELVRTMDRIAAQ, from the coding sequence ATGGACAAAATCCCGGACCAAAAGCGCGCAGTGCAATATCTTCACCCGCCGATCGATCCGTTCGATCAGCGGATGATGGACATGGGCGATGGTCATTCGATCTATGTTGAACAATGCGGCAACCCTGATGGCATCCCCGTCGTGGTGTTGCACGGCGGCCCCGGCGGCGGGTGCAGCCCGTCGATGCGGCGCTATTTCGATGCCGAGAAATACCATGTGATCCTGTTTGATCAACGCGGGTGCGGGCGGTCCAAGCCTTTTGCGTCGGTCATCAACAACACGACGTGGGATCTGGTGTCGGATATCGAACATATCCGCGAAGCGCTTGGCATCGAGAAATGGATCGCCTTTGGCGGCAGCTGGGGGGCGACGCTGGCGTTGATCTATGCCGAAACGCACCCTGATCGGGTCCGCAACATCATCCTGCGCGGCGTCTTTATGATGACGCAGGCCGAGCTTGACTGGTTCTATGGTGGTGGCGCGGGCAAGTTCTGGCCTGACCTTTGGGCGCGGTTCACCAGCCTGATCCCCGAGGCAGAGCACGGCGATCTGATCGCGGCCTATCACCGGCGCTTATTCTGTGGCGACCGCATGACCGAAGTGAAATACGGCAAGGCCTGGGCCGCGTGGGAAAACGGGCTGGCGTCGATCCATTCATCGGGTGGGTCGTATGAGGGACCGGGAGAGTATTCGCGTACCTTTGCCCGGTTAGAGAATCACTATTTCACGAACGCGGGTTTTCTTGAGTTTGACGGACAGATCCTTGCGCATGTGGATCGCATTGCCCATATTCCTGGCGTGATTGTCCAAGGCCGCTACGATATGATTTGCCCCCCTTCAAGCGCGTATGAGCTGGCACAGGCTTGGCCTAATGCCGAGCTCAAGATGGTGCGTAATGCCGGCCATGCGCTGTCCGAACCCGGGATCAGCGCCGAACTGGTGCGCACGATGGACCGGATTGCAGCGCAATGA